Proteins found in one Micromonospora sp. WMMD1082 genomic segment:
- a CDS encoding SEC-C domain-containing protein, which yields MPTKNLLTSADLDDVRGSALGAANPLGVAAELADAVERGRLADPQDAGRALALAAEIAEVRSRLDAALRYADQAVAAYAVGDDARAGFARALRARILFRLGGREDEAMAELTELRPLLVEQPDAPAYLSAALDAGSRSSVADEWLTEAVDTLLGQRTTAGAPEEGGSVAERAAEVGPPEAPGVLFFLLQQRHRVRRDLNLPHDRHDDLADRLEAQLLRRAEQRSTDAPDLLFFPEDEFGRLRAEQTALTEAYGSDWDGHRARLEKEMVRLAGTGRSGLHVLRASVDGLTGYAGRQGGEVTDPQLRAGYAREIEARPGALVPWPPERNDACWCGSGLKYKKCCLPRSRS from the coding sequence GTGCCGACGAAGAACCTACTGACCAGCGCCGACCTCGACGATGTGCGTGGCTCGGCGCTCGGGGCGGCGAATCCGCTCGGCGTCGCCGCCGAACTGGCCGACGCGGTGGAACGGGGCCGACTCGCGGATCCGCAGGACGCCGGCCGGGCGCTGGCCCTGGCCGCCGAGATCGCCGAGGTCCGGTCCCGCCTCGACGCCGCGCTGCGGTACGCCGACCAGGCCGTGGCGGCGTACGCCGTCGGGGACGATGCGCGGGCCGGCTTCGCCCGGGCGCTGCGGGCCCGGATCCTGTTCCGCCTCGGCGGCCGGGAGGACGAGGCAATGGCGGAGCTGACCGAGCTGCGCCCGCTCCTGGTCGAGCAGCCCGACGCGCCCGCCTACCTGAGCGCGGCGCTGGACGCCGGGAGCCGCTCGTCGGTCGCCGACGAGTGGTTGACCGAGGCCGTCGACACGCTGCTCGGCCAGCGTACGACCGCCGGGGCGCCCGAGGAGGGCGGGTCCGTCGCCGAGCGGGCGGCGGAGGTGGGCCCGCCGGAGGCGCCCGGCGTGCTGTTCTTCCTCCTCCAGCAGCGCCACCGGGTGCGCCGTGACCTGAACCTGCCGCACGACCGCCACGACGACCTGGCCGACCGGCTGGAGGCGCAGCTGCTCCGCCGGGCCGAGCAACGCTCGACGGACGCGCCGGACCTGTTGTTCTTCCCCGAGGACGAGTTCGGTCGCCTGCGCGCCGAGCAGACCGCGCTCACCGAGGCGTACGGATCGGACTGGGACGGGCACCGGGCCCGGCTGGAGAAGGAGATGGTGCGGTTGGCGGGCACCGGCCGCAGCGGGCTGCACGTGCTCCGCGCGTCGGTGGACGGGCTGACCGGCTACGCCGGGCGGCAGGGCGGCGAGGTGACCGATCCGCAGCTGCGGGCCGGGTACGCGCGGGAAATCGAGGCCCGGCCCGGCGCGCTGGTTCCGTGGCCGCCGGAGCGCAACGACGCCTGCTGGTGCGGGTCGGGCCTCAAGTACAAGAAGTGCTGCCTGCCGCGTTCCCGTAGCTGA
- a CDS encoding 50S ribosomal protein L36: MKVRSSLRSLKQKPGSVVVRRRGRVAVVNRANPQWKSRQG, translated from the coding sequence ATGAAGGTACGTAGCTCACTGCGGTCGCTGAAGCAGAAGCCGGGTTCGGTGGTGGTGCGCCGGCGCGGCCGGGTGGCCGTGGTGAACCGGGCCAACCCCCAGTGGAAGAGCCGGCAGGGCTGA